Genomic window (Streptomyces sp. LX-29):
GGCAGGAAGTCGCTGGCCGTCCACTCCCACACGTCGCCGATCAGCTGTCGCACGCCCAGCGGCGAGGCGCCGCGCGGATAGCTGCCCACGGGGGCGGGCTGGAGATGGCGTTGGCCCAGGTTGGCGAGGTCGGGGGTGGGGTCGGCGTCGCCCCACGGATAGCGCCGGGAGCGGTCGGCGTCCGGGTCGTGCCGGGCGGCCTTCTCCCATTCCGCCTCGGTGGGCAGCCGGCGCCCGGCCCAGCGGGCGTAGGCGTCGGCCTCGAACCAGCTCACGTGCAGCACCGGTTCGGCCGGCGGCACCGGCTCGGTCACCCCGAAGCGGCGGCGCAGCCACTGGTCGCCCTCGCGGCGCCAGAACAGCGGCGCGTGCAGCCCGTGCTCGCGGATGTGGGCCCAGCCCTCGGCGGTCCACCACCGCTCCCGCTCGTAGCCGCCGTCCTCGATGAACCGCTGGTAGGCGGCGTTGCTGACCGGCACCGTGTCGATGTGGAAGCCCGGCACCTCGACGCGGTGCGCGGGGCGCTCGTTGTCCAGCGCCCAGGGCTCGGCGGAGGTGCCCATGGTGAAGGGGCCGCCGGGGACGAAGACCTCGGCGGGCAGCGCGGCGTCGACGGGCCCCGGCGGCGGGGGCGCGTGCAGGACGGCCGGGCCGCGCCGCAGCTGGTGGGTGATGAGCATGGTCTCGTCGTGCTGCTGCTCATGCTGGGCGATCATGCCGAAGGCGAAGCCCGCGTCGACCAGCGGATCGCCGTGCAGCGCGGCGCGCTCCAACACGTCCAGGACCCGGCCGCGCACCTCGCCGACGTAGCGGTGCGCCTCGTCGGGCGGCAGCAGGGGCAGCGAGGGGCGCGTGGCGCGGGGATGCTCGAAGGCGTCGTAGACCGAGTCGATCTCCGGGCGCAGCGCCTCCCGGCCGCCGACGGCGCGCAGCAGCCACTGCTCCTCCTGGTTGCCGATGTGGGCGAGGTCCCAGACCAGAGGAGACATCAGGGGGGAGTGCTGGGCGGTGAGATCGCGTTCGTCGACGCAGAGGGTGAGGGCGCGGGTGCGCTCGCGGGCGGTGCGCAGCGCGCGCTCGGCCCGCTCCCGTATGGCATCCGGATCGAGCGGTGCGGAGCCCTCGTGGGCCGCGGGCGTCTGGTGGGGGGTGGCGGCCTCGGGCGCGGTCATGGCCGGCGCTCCTTCCCAGTGGGGGCGGCCCCGGCGACGGGGGCCGTCAGATCGTCGGCCGGACATCGGCCACGGGCGACGTAGCGGTCGGTGAAGTCGGCGACGGCGGTGAGGATCCGGTCCGAGGCGCCGATGCGCGGCAGGGCCTCCAGGGCGGTGGCGAAGCAGCTGACGGCGGCGGCGTGCAGCTCGGGGTCGGTCAGGGCGTGCCGGGCGGCGTTGCGCCAGAGGGCGTTGCGCGGTGCCGGCGCGCCGCCGGCGGTCTCCGCCAGCGGCTTGACCACGCGGTAGACGGTCTCGGCCGCCTCGGGGTCGTCGAAGAGCGCGGCGGTGACGGCGAGCGGGACGATCCAGCCGTCCTGGCCCGACTGTGCGTCGATCATGCGCAGTTCGAGGTGTCCGCGCGGTCGGACCGGGGGGAAGAGGGTGGTGATGTGGTAGTCGAGATCCTCGATGTCCGGTGGCCGGGGCCGTCCGCGCCGCACCCACTGACGGAACGTCAATCCGTCGGCCAGCGGCCACGGTCCGTGGTCGGAGCGGATGAACATCACCGGCGCGTCCAGTACATACGCCGACCAGGCGGCGCGCGGATCGGCGCCGTCGGGCGGGGCGAGCGTGCGACCGGGGTCCATGGCGGCCCAGACGGCCTGCCGGGTCGAGCGGTAGCCGGTGGGAACCCCCTGCGCGAGGGGGGAGTTGGCGAACGCTGCGGTCAGCACCGCGCCCAACAGATGGGCCAGCCGCCAGCGCCGCCCCACCCCCAGCGGCCCCGGCTCGGCGTGGCCGGCGTCCACGCAGACCTGTACCGAGGCCGTGCAGCACATCATGGAGCGCCCGGCCGTTCCGAAGCGGTCGAAGTACCGCTCCATCGAGGCGTAGCGGTGGTCGGTGAGCACCCGGCGCGGCGGGTGCCAGGGGTTGTGGCCGTGGCCGGCGATGCCGAGCCCCACGCGGGCCAGCAGATCGCGCACCAGGGCCAGATCCGCGGAGGTGTCCGCCACACAGGCGGTGAGCGAGGCGCAGGGGCGGGAGCTGAGCTCCAGCTGGCCGCCGGGTTCGAAGGTGAGCGCGGAGCGCAGCGGCAGTTCGCGCAGCGCGGCCACCGCGGCGTGGAGCCGGGCGGGGGCGACGGGAGTCGCCGGGTCGCGCAGGTCGTGCATGAGCCATTCCAGCTCGATGCCGATGAATCGGGGTGGTCCGGTCTTGAAGCAGATGCCGCGCACATGGGCCTCCATGTCGGCCTCGGCGGGCGAGATCCCGCCCGTCCGCATCGCGGCGCGCATCGCCTTGTCCTCGGGCACAGCCATCTCCTGTCCCGTCCCGGTGATCGGCCCGCGGGGTGCGAGCCGGTATGCCGTCCTCCACCTAAACGTGCCATGGTCGCCGGGCTCAAGAGTGCCTACAGAGTTACACAAGAGTTCACGAGGCGCAGGGCGAGACAGCAGTCACACGTGCACCCTGGGTGACCGGCGGCGCCCCGGACGCTTCCGCGCACTCCGACGCGCCTGTTCCCCGGAGGCCGACCGACCGCTTAGTATGCCGCGCGGTGCGGCAACGCGCGCCACGAGGACCGCTTGTGGGAGGCCGTCTGATGCGGGCATGGCGAGTACACGAGAACGGCGAACCGCGCGAGGTGATGCGGCTGGAAGACGTGCCCGAGCCGGTCGCCGGCCCCGGCGAACTGCTGGTGCGGGTGCGGGCGGCCAATGTGAACTTCCCCGACGCGCTGCTGTGCCGCGGCCGGTACCAGGTGCGGCCACCGCTGCCGTTCACCCCCGGCGTCGAGCTGTGCGCCGAGGTGCTCGCGGTCGGCGAGGGGGCGCGGGGCGAGGTCGGGGCGCGCGTCCTGGCCACGCCCGTGCTGCCCGCGGGCGGCTTCGCCGAGCGCACGACCGTGTCCGCCGCGAGCGCGCTGCCGGCCCCGGAGACGCTGGACGACGCCGAGGCCGCCGCGCTCCACATCGGTTACCAGACCGGCTGGTTCGGGCTGCACCGCCGGGCCCGGCTCCAGGCCGGCGAGACGCTGCTGGTGCACGCCGCCGCCGGCGGTGTCGGCAGCGCCGCCGTGCAACTCGGCAAGGCGGCCGGGGCCACCGTCATCGGTGTCGTCGGCGGCGCCGAGAAGGCGCGGGTCGCCCGCGAGCTGGGCTGCGACCTGGTCGTCGACCGGCACGCCGAGGACGTCGTGGCCGCCGTCAAGGAGGCGACGGGCGGTCGGGGCGCGGACGTCGTCTACGACCCGGTCGGCGGCGCCGCCTTCACCCAGTCCACCAAGTGCGTGGCCTTCGAAGGCCGGATCGTGGTCGTCGGCTTCGCCGGCGGCACCGTCCCCACCCCTCCGCTCAACCACGTCCTCGTCAAGAACTACGCGATCCTCGGCCTCCATTGGGGGCTCTACCACACCCACGACCCGGCCGCGGTGCGGGCCTGCCACGACGCGCTGACCAAGCTCGCCGCACAGGGCGCCATCGCCCCGCTGGTGAGCGAGCGGGTCCCGTTGGAGGCGGCGGCCGACGCGGTCCAGCGGGTCGCCGACGGCGCCACCACCGGCCGCGTGGTCGTCGTCCCCGGCCCGACGGGGGAGGCGCGATGACCCACGATGACGCGATGGCCCACGGCGACCCGGGGACGGGTGGCTCGGCCGAGGCCGACGAGAACCTCCGGACGGGTGGCGGGGCCGACACCGACGGGTACGCCCGGCCGGGCGGCGGCACCGACGCCGACGAGGCGCGCCGCAGGGTGCGCGAGCTGCTGGCCGCCCATCCGCCCGAGACCACCCCTCGGCTCGCCTTCCTGCGCGCCCGCTTCGACGCCGGACTGGCCTGGGTGCACTACCCCGAGGGCCTCGGCGGACTGGGCGCGCCGCGCGCCCTCCAGGCCGTGGTGGACGCGGAGTTGGCGGCGGCCGGCGCCCCCGACAACGAGCCCCGTCGGATCGGGATCGGACTCGGCATGGCCGCCCCGACCATCCTCGGCTACGGCACCGACGAGCAGCGCCGTCGACTGTTGCGCCCGCTGTGGACCGGGGAGGAGGTGTGGTGCCAGCTGTTCAGCGAGCCGGGCGCCGGCTCCGACCTCGCCGCGCTCGCCACCCGTGCGGTACGGGACGGCGACGACTGGGTGGTGGACGGCCAGAAGGTGTGGACGTCCAGCGCGCACCTCGCCCGCTGGGCGATCCTCATCGCCCGCACCGACCCCGAACTGCCCAAGCACCGCGGCATCACGTACTTCGTCTGCGACATGACCCACCCCGGGGTCGAGGTCAGACCGCTGCGGCAGATCACCGGCGAGGCCGAGTTCAACGAGGTCTTCCTCACCGGGGTGCGGATCCCCGACAGCGCGCGGCTGGGCCCGGTCGGCGAGGGCTGGCGGGTGGCCCAGACCACCCTGATGAACGAGCGGGTCGCCATCGGCGGCGGCCACGTCCCGCGCGAGGGCGGCATGATCGGCATCGTCGCCGACACCTGGCGCGACCGCCCCGAACTCCGCACCCACGACCTGCATCAGCGCCTGCTGCGGCTGTGGGTGGAGGCCGAGGTCGCGCGGCTGGCGGGTGAGCGGCTCGGGCAGCGGCTCGCCCACGGCGAGCCGGGTCCCGAGGGGTCGGCCATGAAGCTCGCCTTCGCCCGGCTCAACCAGGAGATCAGCGGACTGGAGGTCGAGTTGCTCGGGGAAGAGGGCCTCGGCTACGACGACTGGACACTGCGCCGCCCCGAACTCGTCGACTTCACCGGGCGCGAGGCGGGCTACCGCTATCTGCGCGCCAAGGGCAACTCGATCGAGGGCGGCACCTCGGAGGTGCTGCTCAACATCGTCGCCGAACGGGTGCTCGGGCTGCCGCCGGAGCCACGCGCCGACAAGGACGTCCCATGGAAGGACCTGCCGCGATGAGCACGCCCCGATCCGAAGCGCCCCGACCCGAAGCGTCCCGTTCCGAAGCGTCCCGTTCTGAAGCGCCCCCTTCTGTAGCCCCCCGTTCCGACGCGCCCCGAGCCGCAGCCCCCCGCGCCGAGGCACTTCGCCCCGACGCGTCCCGGGCGGGGACTCCGCACCCCGCCGACCTGCTCTACTCCGAGGCCGAGGAGGACCTGCGGGCGGCCGTGCGGGCACTGCTCGACGATCGCTGCCCGCCGTCCGCCGTGCTCGCCGCGGCCGAGGCGGGCCGTCCGTACGACGCCCCGCTGTGGGACACGCTCGGCCGCGACATCGGCGCGGCCGGGCTGCTGGTGCCCGAGAAGCTGGGCGGCCAGGGCGCCACCGCGCGGGAGGCGGCCGTGGTCCTGGAGGAGCTCGGCCGCTCCGTCGCACCGCTGCCGTACCTCACCAGCGCCGTCCTCGCGGTGCGGACCCTGCTCGGCTGCGACCCGGAGACGGAGGAGGAGGTGCGGGGTCTGCTCGGCCCGATCGCCGCCGGCCGCGCCACCGCCGCCCTGGCCGTGCCGCTCTCCACCGCCCCCGGCGGCGCGCCGCGGCCGACCGTACGGGCGGACGTCGACGGGCGGCTCACCGGGCGGGTCACCGGCGTGGCCGGGGCGACCGGCGCGAGCACGCTGCTGGTCCCCGCCGACAGCGGGCTGTACGCCGTGGCCCCGGACGCCGCCGGGGTCCGGACCACCCCGGTCACCTCCCTGGACCTCACCCGCCCGCTCGCCACCGTCGACCTCGACCGGGCGGCCGCCCGGCGGCTGGCGCCGGCGGACCGCGCCGCGGCCGCGGTCGACCGCGCGCTGCTCACCGGCGCCGGGCTGCTCGCCTCCGAACAGCTGGGCCTCGCCGAGTGGTGCCTGGCGGAGACCGTGCGGCACACCCGCGAGCGACACCAGTTCGGCCGGCCCGTCGGCTCCTTCCAGGCGCTCAAGCACCGGATGGCCGCGCTCTGGCTGGAGCTGGTCTCCGCGCGGGCCGTGGCCCGCAACGCGGCCGACGCGCTGGCCACCGACAGCCCCGACACCCCGGTGGCGGTCGCGGTCGCGCAGGCGTACTGCGCCCGCGTCGCCGTGCACGCCGCCGAGGAGTGCGTCCAACTGCACGGCGGCATCGGGATGACCTGGGAACACCCCGCGCACCTCTACCTCAAGCGCGCCAAGAGCGCGGAGATCGCGCTGGGCACCCCCGGCCGGCATCGCGAGCGCCTCGCCCTCCTGGTCGACGTCCCGGCCCCCACCAGCTGAAAGGCCCAGGCCGGCACCGACCCGGAGCTTCCGGCCCGGTGCCGGCCCACCCCTCGCCGTGAGGTTTAATTGCAAACTGTTCGCAATAAAGCAAGATCTTCAGCAGGGGTGTGGGGGCATGACGGCCCGGACGATACGGACGGTGGCCGCCGCGGTGACGGCGGCGACTCTACTGGCGGGCGCCACGGCCTGCTCGACGCCGAGTGACGGCAAGGACGGTGGCACCGAGGCCCTCGTCGTCGGCATCGCCAACGAACCGGAGACCCTCAACCCCCTTCTCGGCTACGGCAAGGACGGCAACTCCAAGATCTTCGAGGGGCTGCTGCGCCACGACGCCGGGATGAGGCTCGTCCCCGCGCTCGCCGCCGCCCTGCCCAAGGTCACCGACGACGGCCGGACCTACACCTACACCCTCCGCCGGGGCGTGACCTTCAGCGACGGCGAGCCGCTGACCGCCGACGACGTGGTCTTCACGTACCGGACCATCCTCGACAAGAAGACCAACAACCCCTCCAAGGGGGAGCTGGACGCGATCGAGTCGGTCCGCGCCAAGGGCGACGACACCGTGGTCTTCACCCTGAAGTACCCCTACGCGGCCTTCGCCGAGCGCACCGTGCTGCCCATCGCCCCCGAACACGTCGCGGGCGGGCAGAACGTCAACACCGGGCCCTTCAACACCGCGCCCGTCGGCACCGGCCCGTACATGCTCACCCACTGGAGCAAGGGCGAGAAGATCAGCTTCAAGGCCAACCCGCACTACTGGGGCGGCACGCCGAAGGTGAAGAAGCTCACCATGGCGATCATCAAGGACGACGACATGCGCGCCACCCGGCTGCGCTCCGGCGACCTGGACGGCGCGATCCTGCCGCCCAACCTCGCCAAGACCTTCGCCAAGGACAAGAGCAAGCGGACCATCACCGCCAAGACCACGGACTTCCGCGCCGTCACCCTCCCCACCGACAACGAGGTCACCGGTGACACGGCGGTGCGCCGCGCCCTCGACCTCGCCGTGGACCGCCGCGCGATGGTCGCCGCCATCCTCGAGGGCGCGGGCACGGAGGCGTACGGCCCGGTGCCCGGGGGCAGCCGGTGGTTCGCCAAGGGCACCGAGCGCGCGAACGACCTCGCCAAGGCCCAGCGGATCCTGGACGAGGCCGGCTGGAAGCCCGGCGAGGACGGCGTCCGGGAGAAGGAGGGACAGCCCGCCGCCTTCACCCTCTGGTACCCCTCCGGCGACAAGCTCCGTCAGGAACACGCCCTCGCCTTCGCCGCCGACGCCAGGAAGGCCGGCATCAAGGCGACCGTGCAGAGCGGCACCTGGGAGGTCATCGAGCCCCGTATGAAGAACGACGCGGTGCTCGCCGGCGGCGGCAACCCCGCCGACCCGGACTTCGACCTGTACAATCTGCTCCACTCCTCCCTCGCCGGTGACGGCTTCAACAACATGGCGCGCTACGCCAACGCCGACGTCGACCGGGCCCTGGAGGAAGGCCGGCGCAGCGGCGACCAGGACGAGCGCAAGCGCGCCTACGACACCGTCCAGCGCGAGCTCGCGGACGACCCCGGCTATGTCTTCCTCACCCACGTCGACCACCGCTATGTGATGCGGGACGACTGGGACGGCCCGAGCACCCAGGTCGAGCCGCACGACCACGGCCTGGGCGCCGGCCCGTGGTGGAACGTCGAGGACTGGGCCCCGAAGAAGTGACGCCCCGCCAGACCGGCCCCCGGCTGCCCTGGGGGCCGATGGCGCGCATGGCGGGGCGGCGACTGCTGTTCGCCGTCCCGGTCCTGGCCGCCGTCACCTTCGGCGTCTTCGCCATCGCCGCCGCGTCGCCCTTCGACCCCGCGCACGCGTACGCGGGGTCGGCCGGGCTGAGCGCCGGCCAGGACACCCTCGACCAGCTCCGCGCCAACCTGCACGCCGACGACCCGTTCACCGTCCGCTGGTGGCGCTGGCTCACCGCCGCGCTCCACGGCGACCTCGGCGACTCCAGCGCGCTGCGCCAGCCCGTCTCCCAGGTCATCGGCGAACGCGTCGGCTGGTCCGTGCTGCTGTGCGCGGTCGCCTTCACGCTCGCCCTCGTCCTCGGCACCCTGCTCGGCGTGCTCGCGGCCCGCCGTCGCGGTGGCCTCCTGGACCGCGCGGTCACCGGCGCCGCGTACGCGCTCGAAGCGGCGCCGCCGTTCTGGATCGGGCTGCTCGCCGTCTGGTTCTTCGCGCTCAGGCTCGGCGTGCTCCCGGCCGGCGGCCTCACCGACACCGGCAGCGACGTCGTCACCGCGGACCAGGTCGCCCGCCATCTGGTGCTGCCCGCCGCCGTGCTGGCGGTCTCCCAGCTCCCGTGGTTCGTGCTGTACGTGCGGCAGGGTGTCGGCGACGCGCTGGAGGAGGACCCGGTGCGCGGCGCCCGCGCCCGCGGACTGAGCGAGCACACCGTGCTGCTCCGGCACGCCCTGCGCAGCGGACTGCTGCCGGTGCTGACCCTCGTCGGCTCCCGGGTGCCCGAGCTGATCACCGGGGCGCTGCTGGTGGAGACCGTCTTCAGCTGGCCGGGCATCGCCTCCGCCACCGTCGAGGCCGCCACCAGCGTCGACTTCCCGCTGCTGGCCGCCCTCACGGTGCTGGCCACCGCCGCCGTGCTGGCCGGCAACCTCCTCTCCGACCTGCTGTACGGACTGGCCGACCCGAGGGTGGGGTTCGATGGCTGACCGCCTCCCCCAGGAGCCGGCGAAGACCGCCGGCGCGCCCGACACGGTCTCCACCCCCGGCACCGTCTCGGCCCCCGGCACGGTGACCGCCCCCGGCACCGAGGCCGGGTTCGCGTCCACCGGGGCCGGGTTCGCGTCCGGCGCCGAGGCGCCGGTGGTCTGGCGTGACCGGGGCCGGGCGCGGGACGGCTTCCGTACGCTGCGTGTGCGGGTGTCGGCCGTGCTGGTCGGGGTCGTGGTGCTGGCGGTGCTGCTGGTGCCGGCGCTGGTGCCGCTGGACGAGCAGGCCGTCGATCTGACGTCCAAGCTGCTGCCGCCGTCGGCCGCGCACCCCTTCGGCACCGACGACGTCGGCCGCGACCTGCTGTTGCGCAGCGTCTACGGGCTGCGCGTCTCGCTGCTGGTGGGCGTGGTCGCGGCACTGGTCGCCACGCTCGTCGGCACCGCGATCGGCGCGCTCGCCGGGGCCCTCGGGGGCTGGGCCGACCGGCTGCTGATGCGGCTCGTGGACCTCTTCTCCTCGGTGCCCCATCTGCTGCTGGGCATCTTCGTGGTCGCCATGTTCCGGCCGGGTATCTGGCCGGTGATCGCCTCCGTGGCGCTGACCCACTGGCTGTCCACCGCCCGGATCGTGCGTGCCGAGGTGCTCTCGCTGCGCTCGCGCCCGTACGTCGACGCGGCGATCTCCGGAGGCGCCTCGCGCTGGCGCGTCGCGCTGCGCCATCTGCTCCCCGGTGTCGCCCCGCAGGCCGGTCTCGCCGCCGTGCTCATGGTGCCGCACGCCATCTGGCACGAGTCGGCGCTCTCCTTCCTCGGGCTGGGGCTGCCTGCCCACGAGGCGAGCCTCGGCACGATGGTGCAGAGCGCGCGCGGCTCGCTGCTCGCCGGTGACTGGTGGCCGACGCTCTTCCCGGGCCTGTTCATCATCGTCCCCACCCTCGCCATCGCCGGCCTCGCGGGCGCCTGGCGGGAGCGGATCAACCCGCGCCGGCGATCGGAGCTGATGCTGTGACGACCATGTCCCGGCGCCTCGCCGCGAAGGGGCGCCCCACGCCGGGAGCCCCCGCGAACAGTGCCGCCGCGAAGGGCGCCCCCGGGGGCGACGTCCCCCTCAAGGCGACGTCGGACGCCCCCGTGCTGAGCGTGCGCGACCTGTCCGTGCGCTTCCGGATGCGCGGCGGCCGGCATGTGGCGGCCGTGAGCGGGGTGAGCTTCGACCTGGCGGCGGGGGAGTGCCTGGCGCTGGTGGGCGAGAGCGGCTGCGGCAAGTCCGTGCTCGCCTCGGCGCTGCTCGGGCTGCTGCCCGGCAACGCCCAGACGGCGGGCAGCGCCCTGCTGGACGGGATCGACCTGCTCGCCGCCGACGAGCGCACCCTGGCCCGCACCGTGCGCGGCCGCCGGGTGGGCCTGGTACCGCAGAGCCCGGCCGCCCACCTCACTCCGGTGCGTACCGTGCGCGCCCACCTGGAGGAGACCGTACGGGAGCTGACCGGCACCGCGCGGGCGGAGCTGCGGGCCGCCGCCGAGGCGGCCGCCGCGCGGGCGGCGTTCCCCGCCGACCACCTGGACCGCTATCCGCACCAGCTCTCCGGCGGCCTGGCCCAGCGCGCCGCGACCGCGCTCGCCCTGGTCGGCGACGCGCCGCTGCTGCTCGCCGACGAGCCGACCACGGGGCTCGACCGCGACCTGGTGGAGCACACCGTCGACGAGCTGCGCCGGCACACCGACGACGGACGCGCGCTGCTGATCATCACCCATGACCTGGCGGCGGCGGAGCGGATCGCGGACCGGGTGGCGGTCATGTACGCGGGCCGCATCGTCGAGATCGCCGACGCGGCGGCCTTCTTCGGCACGCCCGGCCCCCGCCACCCGTACGCGCGCGGGCTGCTCGCCGCGCTCCCCGAACGGGACTTCACGCCGATCCCCGGCATGCCGCCGGAGCTCGGCGCGCTCCCCGCCGGCTGCGCCTTCGCCGCCCGCTGCGACCGGGCCACCGAGGTCTGCGGCACGCTCCCGGCGCCGCGCGACGGCGTCGCCTGCCACCACGCCATGGAGGCCGCCCGTGCTTGAGCTCCGCGAGATCACCGCCGGATACGACCGGCGCGCCCCCGTCGTCCGGGGCGTGTCGCTGAGCGTCGCCCCCGGCGAGGCGGTCGGGCTGCTCGGCCCCAGCGGCTGCGGCAAGTCGACGCTGGCGCGGGTCGCCGCCCTGCTGCACCGCCCGGACACGGGCACCGTCGTCCTCGACGGGGAGCCGGTGCGCGGCTGGCGCCACCGCGCCCCGCGCGCCCAGCGCACCGCCTACGGGGTGGTCTTCCAGCAGCCGCGGCTCTCCGCCGACCCGCGACTGTCGCTGCACGCCCTGATCGCCGAGCCGCTCCGCGCCACCGGCCGGCGCGCGGAGGCCGCCGCGCGGGTGGCCGAACTCGCCGACGCGGTGGGGCTCTCCGCCGAGCTGCTCGCCCGACGGCCGCACGAGGTGAGCGACGGACAGCTGCAACGCGCCTGTCTGGCGCGGGCCCTGGTGCTCCGCCCACGCTGGCTGGTCTGCGACGAGATGACCGCGATGCTGGACGCGTCGACCACCGCCGCGCTCGTCGCCGTGGTCGAGGAGTATCGCCGCGAGACCGGCGCCGGGCTGCTCGCCGTCGGCCACGACCCCGCGCTGCTGGACCGCTGGTGCGACCGCAAGGTCGCCTGGAATTCCCTGTTGGCAGACAGTTGCCGAGCTTCCCGCGGATGAACCTTCGGCCGATGTCCCCGCCCACATCGCCTCGTGAGAGTGCCTCCGCGTGGACGAGCTGCTGCCCGGCCCCGAGGGGCATGATCGGAGAGAAGGCGGCCGACCTGATCCGCCGCGGCGACTGACCGCGAGGACCAGGCGGCCGACAGAGGGGACGCGGCGCGCGTCGGGCCTGAGGCTCCACACCGGGCGGGCCGGTGCGTCGTCAC
Coding sequences:
- a CDS encoding ABC transporter ATP-binding protein; translation: MRGGRHVAAVSGVSFDLAAGECLALVGESGCGKSVLASALLGLLPGNAQTAGSALLDGIDLLAADERTLARTVRGRRVGLVPQSPAAHLTPVRTVRAHLEETVRELTGTARAELRAAAEAAAARAAFPADHLDRYPHQLSGGLAQRAATALALVGDAPLLLADEPTTGLDRDLVEHTVDELRRHTDDGRALLIITHDLAAAERIADRVAVMYAGRIVEIADAAAFFGTPGPRHPYARGLLAALPERDFTPIPGMPPELGALPAGCAFAARCDRATEVCGTLPAPRDGVACHHAMEAARA
- a CDS encoding ATP-binding cassette domain-containing protein; protein product: MLELREITAGYDRRAPVVRGVSLSVAPGEAVGLLGPSGCGKSTLARVAALLHRPDTGTVVLDGEPVRGWRHRAPRAQRTAYGVVFQQPRLSADPRLSLHALIAEPLRATGRRAEAAARVAELADAVGLSAELLARRPHEVSDGQLQRACLARALVLRPRWLVCDEMTAMLDASTTAALVAVVEEYRRETGAGLLAVGHDPALLDRWCDRKVAWNSLLADSCRASRG